One segment of Natronosalvus halobius DNA contains the following:
- a CDS encoding MFS transporter, with amino-acid sequence MSLDSNDRSIAGFTMAGHALVHWFETSIPIFLVVWLAEFDVSVTLVGFVVALGYAPFGIGALPGGVLADRYGPKRLILLCLLGMSLAFVVLAAASILESIYAVAVGLLLWGIAASVYHPAGLALISTGVEERGTVFAWHGIAGNFGIALGPFVAATLLIVLEWPVVAALLATPGFVAVAYGLSANFDATAAVADDVDAGPDEALSLPEFLANSRALFASAFAIVFVLVTFEGLYYRGVLTYLPEIMTGLPALEGLELFPTLERYDIDPGFYVYVGLLVVGMAGQYAGGKLTDRVPAARGLAALFAVLAALALAFVPVVDRGLGALLALCGVLGFVLFAIQPFYQNAVAVYTPADSRGLSYGYTYLGEFGFGATSIAIGGFLLGEAGLATFFVALAGFALVGATLSAALALGLDRLFDRTDADSSTDAKA; translated from the coding sequence ATGTCTCTCGATTCGAACGACCGCTCGATCGCCGGTTTCACCATGGCGGGTCACGCCCTCGTCCACTGGTTCGAGACCTCGATCCCGATATTCCTCGTCGTCTGGCTCGCCGAGTTCGACGTGAGCGTCACCCTCGTCGGGTTCGTCGTCGCGCTGGGGTACGCCCCCTTCGGCATCGGCGCCCTTCCCGGCGGCGTCCTCGCCGACCGGTACGGCCCGAAGCGGCTCATCCTGCTCTGTCTGCTGGGGATGAGCCTCGCGTTCGTCGTCCTCGCGGCGGCGTCCATTCTGGAATCCATCTACGCCGTCGCCGTCGGCCTCCTGCTGTGGGGTATCGCCGCCAGCGTCTACCACCCCGCCGGACTCGCGCTCATCAGCACAGGCGTTGAGGAGCGTGGCACCGTCTTCGCCTGGCACGGCATCGCCGGCAACTTCGGCATCGCCCTCGGGCCGTTCGTCGCCGCCACGCTGTTGATCGTCCTGGAGTGGCCCGTGGTCGCCGCCCTGCTGGCGACCCCCGGGTTCGTCGCCGTCGCTTACGGGCTCAGTGCGAACTTCGACGCGACCGCCGCGGTCGCGGACGACGTCGACGCCGGGCCGGACGAGGCACTCTCGCTGCCGGAGTTTCTCGCCAACTCCCGGGCACTCTTCGCCAGCGCCTTCGCCATCGTCTTCGTGCTCGTCACCTTCGAGGGGCTGTACTACCGCGGCGTGCTCACCTACCTGCCCGAAATCATGACCGGCCTGCCGGCGCTCGAGGGACTCGAACTGTTCCCGACGCTCGAGCGCTACGACATCGATCCCGGTTTCTACGTCTACGTCGGCCTGCTGGTCGTCGGCATGGCCGGTCAGTACGCCGGCGGAAAGCTCACGGACCGCGTTCCAGCGGCTCGCGGGTTGGCCGCACTCTTCGCCGTCCTGGCCGCCCTCGCGCTCGCGTTCGTCCCCGTCGTCGACCGTGGCCTGGGCGCCCTGCTCGCTCTCTGTGGCGTCCTCGGCTTCGTCCTGTTCGCCATCCAGCCGTTCTACCAGAACGCCGTCGCCGTCTACACGCCCGCCGACAGTCGCGGGCTCTCCTACGGTTACACCTACCTCGGCGAGTTCGGGTTCGGCGCGACCAGCATCGCCATCGGCGGATTTCTGCTCGGCGAGGCGGGCCTCGCGACCTTCTTCGTCGCGCTCGCCGGATTCGCCCTCGTCGGAGCCACCCTGTCGGCCGCGCTCGCACTCGGCCTCGACCGCCTGTTCGACCGGACGGACGCGGACTCGAGCACCGACGCGAAGGCCTAG